A single region of the Pseudomonas mandelii genome encodes:
- the mltF gene encoding membrane-bound lytic murein transglycosylase MltF, with protein sequence MFSPTALRPRFAKWLIATGLFLMLSGCVDKPNTLERVKEDGVLRVVTRNSPATYFQDRNGETGFEYELVKRFADDLGVELKIETADNLDDLFNQVGKPNGPVLAAAGLVSSEKRKQQVRFSHSYLEVTPQVIYRNGQSRPTDAGDLVGKKIMVLKGSTHAEQLAELKKKYPGIEYEESDAVEVVDLLRMVDEDQIDLTLVDSNEVAMNQVYFPNVRVAFDLGDSSNQSWAVAAGDDNSLLNEINAYLDKVKKNGTLQRLKDRYYGHVDVLGYVGATTFAQHLQQRLPKYEQHFKAYAKKEKVDWRLLAAVGYQESLWQAAVTSKTGVRGLMMLTQNTAQAMGVSNRLDPKQSIMGGAKYLAYMKDQLDESIQEPDRTWFALAAYNVGSGHLDDARKLAAKEGLNPDKWLDVKKILPRLSEKKWYSKTRYGYARGGEPVHFVANIRRYYDILTWVTQPQLEGNQVAEGNLHVPGVDKTKPNQETPQL encoded by the coding sequence ATGTTTTCCCCAACGGCTTTGCGTCCGCGGTTCGCCAAATGGCTGATCGCAACCGGACTCTTCCTGATGCTCAGTGGCTGTGTTGATAAACCCAACACGCTGGAGCGCGTAAAGGAGGATGGTGTGCTGCGGGTGGTTACCCGAAACAGCCCCGCCACCTACTTTCAGGATCGCAACGGTGAAACCGGCTTCGAATACGAGCTGGTGAAGCGCTTCGCCGACGATCTGGGGGTGGAACTCAAGATAGAGACCGCCGACAACCTCGACGACCTGTTCAATCAGGTGGGCAAACCTAACGGCCCGGTGCTGGCTGCTGCCGGTCTGGTCAGCAGCGAGAAACGCAAACAGCAGGTGCGGTTTTCCCACTCCTATCTCGAAGTCACCCCACAGGTCATCTACCGCAACGGCCAATCGCGGCCGACCGATGCTGGCGATCTGGTCGGCAAGAAGATCATGGTGCTCAAGGGCAGCACCCACGCCGAGCAATTGGCGGAGCTGAAAAAGAAATACCCCGGCATTGAATACGAAGAGTCCGACGCCGTTGAAGTCGTCGACTTGCTGCGGATGGTCGATGAAGATCAGATCGACCTGACCCTGGTCGATTCAAACGAAGTCGCGATGAACCAGGTCTACTTCCCCAACGTGCGAGTAGCCTTCGACCTCGGTGACTCCAGTAACCAGAGCTGGGCGGTGGCCGCTGGCGACGACAACAGCTTGCTCAACGAGATCAATGCCTACCTCGACAAGGTGAAGAAAAACGGCACCTTGCAACGCCTGAAGGACCGCTATTACGGGCACGTCGACGTACTGGGTTACGTGGGCGCCACCACCTTCGCACAACACTTGCAGCAACGCCTGCCCAAGTACGAGCAACACTTCAAGGCCTACGCCAAGAAAGAGAAAGTCGACTGGCGCCTGTTGGCGGCCGTCGGTTATCAGGAGTCGTTATGGCAAGCCGCGGTCACGTCCAAGACCGGCGTTCGCGGGCTGATGATGCTGACCCAGAACACCGCGCAGGCCATGGGCGTATCCAATCGCCTCGACCCCAAGCAAAGCATCATGGGCGGCGCCAAATACCTGGCCTACATGAAGGATCAGCTGGACGAATCGATCCAGGAGCCGGATCGCACCTGGTTTGCACTGGCGGCCTATAACGTCGGCAGCGGCCATCTGGATGACGCGCGCAAACTGGCGGCGAAAGAAGGCCTGAACCCGGACAAGTGGCTGGACGTGAAGAAGATCCTGCCGCGCCTGTCAGAGAAGAAGTGGTACAGCAAGACGCGTTATGGCTACGCCCGGGGCGGCGAGCCGGTGCACTTCGTGGCGAACATCCGTCGTTACTACGACATCCTGACGTGGGTCACGCAGCCACAGCTTGAAGGCAATCAGGTGGCTGAAGGCAACCTGCATGTGCCAGGGGTCGACAAGACCAAGCCGAATCAGGAAACCCCGCAGCTTTAA
- the pdxJ gene encoding pyridoxine 5'-phosphate synthase has product MTTSNRILLGVNIDHVATLRQARGTRYPDPVKAALDAEEAGADGITVHLREDRRHIQERDVLLLKDVLQTRMNFEMGVTEEMMVFAERIRPAHICLVPETRQELTTEGGLDVAGQEARIKAAVDRLSKIGCEVSLFIDADERQIEASRRVGAPAIELHTGRYADAETPTDVAQELKRVADGVAFGLAQGLIVNAGHGLHYHNVEAVAAIKGINELNIGHALVAHALFVGFKSAVSEMKAMILAAALKG; this is encoded by the coding sequence GTGACCACCAGCAATCGCATTCTTCTTGGCGTGAACATCGACCACGTTGCCACTCTGCGTCAGGCCCGGGGCACTCGTTACCCGGATCCGGTCAAGGCAGCGCTGGACGCGGAAGAGGCGGGGGCTGACGGCATCACCGTGCACCTGCGCGAAGACCGTCGACACATCCAGGAACGCGACGTGCTGTTGCTAAAGGATGTACTGCAAACCCGCATGAATTTCGAAATGGGCGTCACCGAAGAAATGATGGTGTTCGCTGAGCGCATCCGCCCGGCGCACATTTGCCTGGTCCCGGAAACCCGTCAGGAACTGACCACCGAAGGTGGCTTGGACGTGGCAGGGCAAGAGGCGCGGATCAAGGCGGCGGTGGATCGCCTGTCGAAGATTGGCTGTGAGGTGTCGCTGTTCATCGATGCAGACGAGCGGCAGATCGAAGCGTCCCGTCGTGTGGGTGCGCCGGCTATCGAGTTGCACACCGGTCGTTATGCCGACGCCGAGACACCGACCGACGTGGCGCAAGAGCTGAAGCGTGTGGCGGATGGCGTAGCGTTTGGCCTGGCTCAGGGGCTGATCGTCAATGCCGGCCACGGCCTGCATTATCACAACGTTGAAGCGGTGGCCGCGATCAAGGGCATCAACGAACTGAACATCGGCCATGCGCTGGTGGCGCATGCGTTGTTTGTCGGGTTCAAGTCGGCGGTGTCCGAGATGAAAGCAATGATCTTGGCTGCGGCCTTGAAGGGCTGA
- the recO gene encoding DNA repair protein RecO — translation MSQPIGQPAYVLHSRAYRESSALVDFLTPQGRLRAVLRSARGKAGTLARPFVPLEVEFRGRGELKNVGRMEAAGVSTWLNGEALFSGLYLNELLIRLLPAEDPHPGVFDHYAATLLALAEGRPLEPLLRSFEWRLLDDLGYGFALTTDIHGEPIAPDGLYRLQVDAGLEQVYLLQPGLFNGTELLAMAEADWTAPGALSAAKRLMRQALAVHLGGRPLASRELFRKP, via the coding sequence ATGTCCCAGCCCATTGGCCAACCCGCCTACGTCCTCCACTCCCGCGCCTACCGCGAAAGCAGTGCGTTGGTGGACTTCCTCACGCCGCAAGGTCGGCTACGGGCGGTGTTGCGCAGCGCGCGGGGCAAGGCCGGGACATTGGCGCGGCCCTTCGTGCCGCTGGAAGTGGAGTTTCGCGGGCGGGGTGAGCTGAAGAACGTTGGGCGAATGGAAGCCGCCGGTGTTTCAACCTGGCTCAACGGCGAGGCGCTGTTCAGCGGCCTCTACCTCAACGAACTGCTGATCCGCTTGCTGCCCGCCGAAGACCCGCACCCAGGCGTGTTTGATCACTACGCTGCGACGTTGCTGGCGCTGGCCGAAGGCCGACCGCTGGAGCCGTTGCTGCGATCCTTCGAGTGGCGCCTGCTCGACGATCTCGGTTACGGTTTTGCCCTGACCACCGACATCCACGGCGAGCCCATTGCTCCGGACGGTCTGTATCGTTTGCAAGTGGATGCTGGCCTGGAGCAGGTCTATCTGCTGCAACCCGGTCTGTTCAACGGCACCGAGCTGTTGGCCATGGCTGAGGCTGACTGGACCGCACCCGGTGCGCTGTCCGCCGCCAAGCGTCTGATGCGTCAGGCATTGGCTGTTCACTTGGGCGGTCGTCCGCTGGCCAGTCGCGAGCTGTTTCGCAAGCCGTAG
- the era gene encoding GTPase Era, whose translation MTDSTATRCGYVAIVGRPNVGKSTLLNHILGQKLAITSRKPQTTRHNMLGIKTEGAIQAVYVDTPGMHKGGEKALNRYMNKTASAALKDVDVVIFVVDRTKWTDEDQMVLERVQYVTGPLIVALNKTDRIEDKAELMPHLSWLQEQLPNAQIMPISAQHGHNLEALERVIAGYLPENDHFFPEDQITDRSSRFLAAELVREKIMRQMGAELPYQITVEIEEFKQQGKTLHIHALILVERDGQKKIIIGDKGERIKRIGTEARKDMELLFDSKIMLNLWVKVKGGWSDDERALRSLGYGDL comes from the coding sequence ATGACTGATTCAACTGCAACTCGCTGTGGCTATGTTGCCATCGTCGGCCGTCCCAACGTGGGCAAGTCCACGCTGCTGAACCACATCCTGGGTCAGAAACTGGCGATCACCTCGCGCAAGCCGCAAACCACCCGCCATAACATGCTGGGCATCAAGACCGAAGGCGCCATCCAGGCTGTCTACGTCGACACCCCGGGCATGCACAAGGGCGGCGAAAAGGCCCTGAACCGCTACATGAACAAGACCGCCTCGGCGGCGTTGAAAGACGTCGACGTGGTGATCTTCGTGGTGGATCGCACCAAGTGGACCGACGAAGACCAGATGGTCCTCGAGCGCGTCCAGTACGTGACCGGCCCGCTGATCGTGGCGCTGAACAAGACCGATCGCATCGAAGACAAAGCCGAACTGATGCCGCACCTGAGCTGGTTGCAGGAGCAGCTGCCGAACGCGCAGATCATGCCGATCTCGGCCCAGCACGGGCACAACCTTGAAGCGCTGGAGCGGGTGATTGCCGGTTACCTGCCGGAAAACGATCACTTCTTCCCGGAAGACCAGATCACCGACCGCAGCAGCCGTTTCCTCGCCGCAGAACTGGTGCGCGAGAAAATCATGCGCCAGATGGGCGCCGAGCTGCCGTACCAGATCACCGTCGAAATCGAAGAGTTCAAGCAGCAGGGCAAAACCCTGCACATCCATGCCTTGATCCTTGTCGAGCGTGACGGCCAGAAGAAAATCATCATTGGCGACAAGGGCGAGCGCATCAAGCGCATCGGCACCGAGGCGCGCAAGGATATGGAATTGCTGTTCGACTCCAAGATCATGCTTAACCTGTGGGTGAAAGTGAAAGGCGGCTGGTCCGACGACGAGCGCGCATTGCGTTCGCTGGGCTACGGCGACCTGTAA
- the rnc gene encoding ribonuclease III produces MSVSLSRLERQLGYTFKDQELMVLALTHRSFAGRNNERLEFLGDAILNFVAGEALFDRFPLAREGQLSRLRARLVKGETLAVLARGFDLGEYLRLGSGELKSGGFRRESILADALEALIGAIYLDAGMDMARERVLAWLAGEFEGLTLVDTNKDPKTRLQEFLQSRGCELPRYEVVDIQGEPHCRTFFVECEITLLNEKSRGQGVSRRIAEQVAAAAALIALGVENGND; encoded by the coding sequence GTGAGCGTCTCCTTAAGCCGTCTAGAGCGTCAGCTCGGCTACACCTTCAAGGATCAGGAGCTGATGGTCCTGGCCCTGACTCACCGCAGTTTTGCCGGGCGCAACAACGAACGCCTGGAATTCCTCGGTGATGCCATCCTCAACTTCGTCGCTGGCGAGGCGCTGTTCGATCGCTTCCCGCTGGCCCGTGAAGGCCAGTTGTCGCGTTTGCGCGCACGTCTGGTGAAAGGTGAGACGCTGGCCGTACTGGCCCGCGGTTTCGACCTGGGCGAATACCTGCGCCTGGGCTCCGGTGAGTTGAAAAGCGGCGGGTTCCGTCGCGAGTCGATTCTGGCCGATGCCCTCGAAGCGTTGATCGGTGCGATCTACCTGGACGCTGGCATGGACATGGCGCGCGAACGCGTGCTGGCCTGGCTGGCCGGTGAGTTCGAAGGCCTGACGCTGGTCGACACCAACAAAGATCCAAAAACCCGCCTGCAGGAATTCCTGCAATCGCGTGGGTGCGAGCTGCCGCGTTACGAAGTGGTGGATATCCAGGGTGAGCCGCATTGCCGGACGTTCTTCGTCGAATGTGAAATCACCTTACTGAATGAAAAAAGCCGAGGTCAGGGTGTGAGTCGTCGTATTGCCGAACAGGTAGCGGCCGCCGCAGCACTGATTGCCCTGGGTGTGGAGAATGGCAATGACTGA
- the lepB gene encoding signal peptidase I has product MSLNFPLLLVIAVFVCGLLALLDLLFLAPRRRAAINSYQGSVSQADMVVVEKLNKEPLLVEYGKSFFPVLFIVLVLRSFLVEPFQIPSGSMKPTLDVGDFILVNKFSYGIRLPVIDKKVIEVGDPQRGDVMVFRYPSDPNVNYIKRVVGLPGDQIRYTADKRLFVNGESIAEQLVGSEPGTLGSAELYKEKLGVAEHLIRKEMSRYRASPDRSWTVPAGHYFMMGDNRDNSNDSRYWDDPSIPKDLLGMVPDKNIVGKAFAVWMSWPEPKLSHLPNFSRVGLIK; this is encoded by the coding sequence ATGTCACTAAATTTCCCGCTGTTGCTGGTCATCGCCGTGTTCGTCTGCGGCCTGTTGGCGTTGCTCGATCTGCTGTTCCTGGCGCCTCGGCGCCGGGCTGCCATCAACTCCTATCAGGGGAGTGTCAGCCAGGCTGACATGGTGGTCGTCGAGAAACTGAACAAAGAGCCGCTGCTGGTCGAATACGGCAAGTCGTTCTTCCCGGTGTTGTTCATCGTGCTGGTGCTGCGTTCGTTCCTGGTGGAGCCGTTCCAGATTCCTTCCGGCTCGATGAAACCGACCCTGGACGTCGGCGACTTCATTCTGGTGAACAAGTTTTCTTACGGGATCCGCTTGCCGGTGATTGACAAGAAAGTCATCGAAGTCGGTGATCCGCAGCGCGGCGATGTGATGGTGTTCCGCTACCCGAGCGATCCGAACGTCAACTACATCAAGCGTGTGGTGGGCCTGCCGGGCGACCAGATTCGCTACACCGCCGACAAGCGTCTGTTCGTCAACGGTGAATCGATTGCCGAACAACTGGTCGGCTCCGAGCCGGGCACGTTGGGCAGTGCCGAGCTCTACAAGGAAAAACTCGGTGTCGCCGAGCACCTGATTCGCAAGGAGATGAGCCGCTATCGCGCATCGCCGGACCGTTCATGGACCGTGCCGGCCGGGCATTACTTCATGATGGGCGACAACCGCGACAACTCCAACGACAGTCGCTACTGGGACGATCCGAGCATTCCCAAGGATCTGCTGGGCATGGTTCCCGACAAGAATATCGTCGGCAAGGCCTTCGCAGTCTGGATGAGCTGGCCGGAACCCAAACTCAGTCACCTGCCGAATTTCTCGCGGGTTGGCCTGATCAAGTAA
- the lepA gene encoding translation elongation factor 4 produces MSDLSHIRNFSIIAHIDHGKSTLADRFIQMCGGLAEREMEAQVLDSMDLERERGITIKAHSVTLYYTARDGIKYQLNFIDTPGHVDFTYEVSRSLAACEGALLVVDAGQGVEAQSVANCYTAIEQGLEVMPVLNKIDLPQADPDRVKEEIEKIIGIDATDAVECSAKTGLGVDEVLERLVHTIPAPTGNYEDPLQALIIDSWFDNYLGVVSLVRVRHGRVKKGDKILVKSTGKIHLVDSVGVFNPKHTATVDLKAGEVGFIIAGIKDIHGAPVGDTLTLSSTPDVDVLPGFKRIQPQVYAGLFPVSSDDFEDFREALQKLTLNDSSLQYTPESSDALGFGFRCGFLGMLHMEIIQERLEREYDLDLITTAPTVIFELLLKTGETIYVDNPSKLPDLSSIEDMREPIVRANILVPQEHLGNVITLCIEKRGVQHDMLFLGTQVQVTYDLPMNEVVLDFFDRLKSTSRGYASLDYHFDRYQSANLVKLDVLINGDKVDALALIVHKDNAHYKGRQLTEKMKELIPRQMFDVAIQAAIGGQIIARTSVKALRKNVLAKCYGGDVSRKKKLLEKQKAGKKRMKQVGNVEIPQEAFLAVLRLDS; encoded by the coding sequence GTGAGTGATTTGAGTCATATCCGCAATTTCTCCATCATCGCCCACATTGACCATGGCAAGTCGACGCTGGCCGATCGCTTCATCCAGATGTGCGGCGGCCTTGCCGAGCGCGAAATGGAAGCCCAGGTGCTGGACTCCATGGACCTGGAACGTGAACGCGGGATCACCATCAAGGCCCACAGCGTCACCCTGTATTACACCGCTCGCGATGGCATCAAGTACCAGCTGAACTTCATTGACACCCCGGGCCACGTTGACTTCACCTACGAAGTCAGCCGGTCGCTGGCGGCCTGTGAAGGCGCGTTGCTGGTGGTCGATGCCGGTCAGGGCGTTGAAGCGCAGTCTGTAGCCAACTGCTACACGGCGATCGAGCAGGGCCTGGAAGTCATGCCGGTCCTGAACAAGATCGACCTGCCGCAGGCCGATCCGGACCGCGTCAAAGAAGAAATCGAAAAAATCATCGGCATCGATGCCACCGATGCGGTCGAGTGCAGTGCCAAGACCGGCCTGGGCGTCGACGAAGTGCTCGAACGCCTGGTTCACACCATTCCTGCGCCGACCGGCAACTACGAAGATCCGCTGCAAGCGTTGATCATCGACTCCTGGTTCGACAACTACTTGGGCGTCGTTTCCCTGGTCCGCGTGCGTCACGGTCGTGTGAAGAAGGGCGACAAGATCCTGGTCAAGTCCACCGGCAAGATCCACCTGGTGGACAGCGTCGGTGTCTTCAACCCGAAACACACCGCCACCGTTGACCTGAAAGCCGGCGAAGTGGGCTTCATCATTGCCGGCATCAAGGACATTCACGGTGCACCGGTCGGTGACACCCTGACCTTGAGCTCCACGCCGGACGTTGACGTGCTGCCAGGCTTCAAACGTATCCAGCCGCAGGTCTATGCCGGCCTGTTCCCGGTCAGCTCCGACGACTTCGAAGATTTCCGTGAAGCCCTGCAAAAGCTCACGCTCAACGATTCGTCCCTGCAGTACACCCCGGAAAGCTCCGACGCTCTGGGCTTCGGCTTCCGTTGCGGGTTCCTCGGCATGCTGCACATGGAAATCATCCAGGAGCGCCTGGAGCGCGAGTACGACCTGGACCTGATCACCACGGCGCCGACCGTAATTTTCGAGCTGTTGCTGAAAACCGGTGAAACGATTTACGTCGATAACCCGTCGAAGCTTCCAGACCTGTCCTCGATCGAAGACATGCGTGAACCAATCGTGCGGGCCAATATTCTTGTGCCGCAAGAGCACCTGGGCAACGTCATTACCCTGTGCATCGAGAAGCGTGGCGTGCAGCACGACATGCTGTTCCTCGGTACGCAGGTCCAGGTGACCTACGATTTGCCGATGAACGAAGTGGTCCTGGACTTCTTCGACCGTCTGAAGTCCACCAGCCGCGGCTATGCTTCGCTGGATTATCATTTCGATCGTTACCAGTCGGCTAATCTGGTGAAACTGGATGTGCTGATCAACGGTGACAAGGTCGACGCCCTGGCGCTGATCGTGCACAAGGATAACGCGCACTACAAAGGTCGCCAGTTGACCGAGAAGATGAAAGAACTGATTCCGCGCCAGATGTTCGACGTCGCGATCCAGGCCGCCATTGGCGGGCAGATCATTGCGCGGACCTCCGTCAAGGCACTCAGAAAGAACGTATTGGCCAAATGCTACGGCGGTGACGTTAGCCGTAAGAAAAAACTGCTTGAAAAGCAAAAGGCCGGTAAGAAACGCATGAAGCAAGTCGGCAACGTGGAAATTCCACAAGAAGCCTTCCTTGCGGTGCTCAGGTTGGATAGTTAG